From the genome of Thermococcus chitonophagus, one region includes:
- a CDS encoding GNAT family N-acetyltransferase: MFMKVLTVSRENLADFQSLYVEFFRELRGKQGWGFNEEELKREAKEYFERGDLIFIAYKDEPAGFIRLSSREGCYWIEELFVKPKFRGQGMGKALVRRAEEEVKKHDNALYLYVLPQDKDAIGFGRRWDTK, encoded by the coding sequence ATGTTCATGAAGGTACTCACGGTGAGCAGAGAAAACCTTGCAGACTTTCAAAGCCTCTACGTTGAATTCTTCCGCGAGCTCCGAGGAAAGCAAGGATGGGGCTTTAACGAGGAGGAGTTAAAGAGAGAGGCGAAAGAATACTTCGAGAGGGGAGACCTGATATTCATAGCATACAAGGATGAACCTGCCGGATTTATAAGGCTGTCCTCCAGAGAAGGCTGCTACTGGATTGAGGAGCTCTTCGTAAAGCCAAAATTCCGAGGACAAGGGATGGGAAAGGCGTTAGTAAGGAGAGCTGAGGAGGAAGTTAAAAAGCATGACAATGCGCTCTACCTCTACGTCCTCCCCCAGGATAAAGATGCCATTGGGTTTGGAAGAAGATGGGATACAAAATAG